Proteins from a genomic interval of Rhodococcus rhodochrous:
- a CDS encoding DUF4012 domain-containing protein, whose translation MSDITGESDRSEEHRRKVRRRLSDEEIAAQRRKRRRVQIGCGVGALVVFGFIGLLAYEGLQAKSNLEKAQNFATQAKDALLAGDIDRAQTVAGDADRYAQNAQRSVDSAPWRMVSAVPLLGSPFNSVRQMTTIVSDITDRVLLPAVDAGNAVSPNQLILDGARINLAALRDAAPLLESTAAAAADLNARAQSVDSTYIGLIDNARVDLQNQVSELTGLLSNTSMAAKIGPAMLGADGPRSYFVGFQTNAEARGTGGLLGGYGTIRANAGAIEIDDLTTTQNLLEGEYEPIDLGRDFTQRYGHSRPTTFFGNSNVSPHFPYAAQIWQSIWRQESGDNVDGVIATDPVALSYVLGAIGPVTLPDGEKITATNVVELTESTAYTRFAGDNTARKRYLQTVAQTVAARMTSEVQNPAGLLSALARAASEGRLAVWSSHADEQAVLETTKLGHIVPDDEAPYAGVVVNNLAGNKMDYYLKRAIHYTAGACVGETRSSIVRVSLNNSAPNGDLPRYVAGAYSSSLNVQPGENLTDLSLLATHGAELEKVTVNGTSIFASRGQERGHPVFSLQFRIPPSETAEVVFELSEPTAPGVARVPVQPLVDDPEVVVDVPNCEG comes from the coding sequence GTGAGCGATATTACCGGCGAGTCAGATCGATCCGAGGAGCATCGGCGCAAGGTGCGCAGGCGACTGTCCGACGAGGAGATCGCAGCACAGCGCAGGAAGCGTCGGCGCGTGCAGATCGGCTGCGGCGTAGGAGCACTCGTCGTTTTTGGATTCATCGGCTTGCTGGCTTACGAAGGCCTGCAGGCGAAGTCGAACCTGGAGAAGGCGCAGAACTTCGCGACGCAAGCGAAAGACGCACTCCTCGCAGGTGATATCGACAGGGCCCAAACCGTCGCCGGGGACGCGGATCGTTATGCTCAGAACGCCCAAAGGTCAGTCGATTCGGCGCCGTGGCGAATGGTCAGCGCCGTCCCACTGCTCGGCAGTCCATTCAATTCTGTCCGCCAGATGACCACCATTGTGAGCGATATCACAGATAGGGTTCTTCTGCCAGCGGTCGATGCAGGTAACGCAGTCTCACCCAATCAATTGATCCTCGACGGCGCACGCATTAATCTTGCAGCCCTTCGGGATGCAGCCCCACTCCTGGAATCGACCGCTGCTGCCGCCGCCGATCTGAACGCTCGGGCCCAAAGCGTCGACAGTACCTATATCGGGCTGATCGACAATGCCCGCGTCGACCTGCAGAACCAAGTCTCCGAGTTGACAGGGCTATTGAGCAATACGTCGATGGCAGCGAAGATCGGACCGGCGATGCTCGGGGCAGACGGCCCCCGTAGCTATTTCGTCGGCTTCCAAACCAACGCGGAAGCGCGCGGCACCGGCGGACTGCTCGGTGGATACGGGACGATCAGGGCGAATGCCGGTGCGATTGAGATCGATGATCTGACCACTACTCAGAATCTGCTCGAGGGCGAGTACGAGCCAATCGACCTTGGGCGCGACTTCACTCAGCGTTACGGTCACAGCCGGCCAACCACGTTCTTCGGAAACAGCAACGTCAGCCCACACTTTCCCTATGCAGCCCAAATCTGGCAGTCCATCTGGCGCCAGGAATCCGGTGACAACGTCGACGGCGTCATTGCAACCGATCCAGTCGCCCTGAGCTACGTGCTGGGCGCGATCGGTCCTGTGACATTGCCCGACGGCGAGAAGATCACTGCCACCAACGTCGTCGAACTGACCGAGTCGACTGCGTATACGCGTTTCGCTGGCGACAACACGGCTCGCAAACGGTACCTGCAGACCGTTGCGCAGACGGTCGCCGCAAGAATGACCTCCGAGGTTCAAAATCCCGCCGGCCTTCTTTCGGCTTTGGCCCGCGCCGCGAGTGAAGGTCGTCTGGCAGTCTGGAGTTCGCACGCAGACGAACAGGCAGTCCTCGAAACCACGAAGCTCGGACACATTGTCCCGGACGACGAAGCTCCTTACGCAGGGGTGGTAGTGAACAACCTTGCCGGAAACAAGATGGACTACTATCTCAAACGCGCGATCCACTACACCGCCGGAGCCTGCGTGGGCGAGACCAGGTCGTCCATTGTGCGCGTTTCACTTAACAACAGTGCACCCAACGGAGACTTGCCGCGTTACGTAGCGGGCGCATACTCATCGTCACTGAACGTGCAGCCGGGAGAAAACCTGACGGACCTATCGCTACTCGCAACGCACGGTGCAGAACTCGAAAAAGTAACCGTCAACGGAACCTCCATATTTGCATCGCGGGGGCAAGAACGGGGCCACCCTGTCTTCTCGCTGCAGTTCCGCATCCCGCCCAGCGAAACTGCGGAGGTCGTGTTTGAATTGTCTGAGCCCACAGCACCTGGCGTAGCCCGGGTACCCGTGCAGCCACTTGTGGATGATCCCGAGGTGGTCGTCGACGTACCCAACTGCGAAGGATGA
- the glmS gene encoding glutamine--fructose-6-phosphate transaminase (isomerizing) has product MCGIIGYVGSRGGLQVGVEALRRMEYRGYDSAGVAIADGTGNLIIERKAGELANLEAAIAVRGSGEFQGSTVIGHTRWATHGSPSDRNAHPHLDETGKIAVVHNGIIENFAALREELLAAGVELKSETDTEVTAHLVSRAYFSCPETAGNFVESVLSVVRGLVGAFTLVFTHADHPDTVVAARRSTPLVVGVGEGETFIASDVAAFIEHTRNAVELDQDTAVVARTDGFEVLNFDGTPSVARPFVIDWDLEAAEKGGFPYFMLKEIAEQPRAVSDTLRGHFIDGRVVLDEQRLAEQDLREVDKVFVVACGSAYHSGLLAKYAIEHWTRLPVEVELASEFRYRDSVLDSSTLVLAISQSGETADTLEAVRHAKAQKARVLAVCNTNGSQIPREADAVLYTHAGPEIGVASTKAFLAQVTANYLVGLALAQARGTKSPGDIAREFADLEAVPELISRLLESVESVRELAQRYSESSTILFLGRHVGYPVALEGALKLKELAYMHAEGFAAGELKHGPIALVEEDLPIIVMVPSPKTHPILHSKILSNIREVQARGARTIVIASEGDETVAPFADHLIEIPSTSGLLQPLLSTIPLQIFAAEVAQARGYNVDKPRNLAKSVTVE; this is encoded by the coding sequence ATGTGTGGAATCATCGGATACGTCGGGAGCCGTGGAGGCCTACAAGTTGGCGTCGAAGCGCTTCGGCGTATGGAATATAGGGGGTACGACTCCGCTGGCGTGGCTATTGCCGACGGAACAGGCAATCTCATCATCGAGCGCAAAGCCGGCGAATTGGCCAACCTCGAAGCGGCCATCGCCGTACGCGGCAGCGGGGAATTTCAGGGGTCAACAGTCATTGGCCACACCCGGTGGGCCACCCACGGCAGCCCATCGGATCGCAACGCCCATCCCCACCTCGATGAGACCGGCAAGATCGCAGTGGTCCATAACGGGATCATTGAGAACTTCGCTGCTCTACGAGAGGAGTTGCTCGCGGCAGGGGTTGAACTCAAGTCCGAAACCGATACCGAAGTTACCGCTCATCTCGTATCGAGGGCGTACTTCTCGTGCCCGGAAACGGCGGGCAATTTCGTCGAATCGGTGCTGTCGGTAGTCCGCGGCCTCGTCGGTGCCTTCACACTGGTATTCACACATGCCGATCACCCAGACACAGTGGTTGCCGCGCGACGTTCCACACCTCTCGTAGTTGGTGTCGGAGAAGGCGAAACCTTCATCGCTTCGGATGTTGCAGCATTTATCGAACACACACGTAATGCAGTCGAATTGGACCAAGACACGGCCGTCGTCGCTCGTACCGACGGTTTCGAGGTCTTGAACTTCGACGGAACACCCAGCGTGGCTCGCCCGTTCGTTATCGACTGGGATCTCGAAGCTGCAGAGAAGGGCGGCTTCCCCTACTTCATGTTGAAGGAGATCGCCGAACAGCCTCGCGCCGTATCGGATACCTTGCGCGGACATTTCATCGACGGTCGAGTGGTTCTGGATGAGCAGCGTCTCGCAGAGCAGGATTTACGTGAGGTCGATAAGGTCTTCGTGGTCGCTTGCGGTAGTGCATACCACTCCGGACTACTGGCAAAGTACGCAATAGAGCACTGGACACGGCTCCCCGTCGAGGTAGAACTTGCGAGTGAGTTCCGCTACCGAGATTCGGTCCTTGACTCCTCGACCCTCGTCCTGGCGATCTCCCAATCCGGCGAGACGGCCGACACTCTTGAAGCGGTCCGGCACGCGAAAGCGCAGAAAGCACGTGTCCTCGCGGTGTGCAACACCAATGGTTCTCAAATCCCGCGTGAAGCAGATGCCGTGCTGTATACCCATGCCGGACCGGAGATCGGTGTCGCTTCCACGAAGGCGTTCCTTGCTCAAGTCACTGCGAACTACCTGGTCGGTCTCGCCCTGGCTCAGGCCCGGGGCACCAAGTCGCCCGGAGACATTGCTCGGGAATTCGCTGATCTCGAGGCCGTGCCCGAACTGATCTCGCGGTTGCTCGAGTCCGTCGAATCCGTTCGCGAGCTTGCACAACGCTATTCGGAATCGTCCACGATTCTGTTCCTCGGTCGCCACGTCGGTTATCCGGTAGCGCTCGAAGGCGCGCTCAAACTTAAGGAACTTGCATATATGCATGCGGAGGGATTCGCGGCAGGAGAGCTGAAGCACGGTCCGATCGCCTTGGTAGAAGAAGACTTACCGATCATTGTCATGGTCCCTTCTCCCAAGACCCACCCAATCCTGCATTCGAAGATCTTGAGCAATATCCGAGAGGTACAGGCGAGGGGTGCCCGGACGATTGTGATCGCAAGCGAGGGAGATGAGACCGTGGCTCCGTTCGCTGATCACCTCATCGAAATCCCGTCCACCTCCGGGTTACTTCAGCCGTTGCTGTCGACGATCCCGTTGCAGATCTTCGCTGCCGAGGTAGCACAAGCGCGCGGGTACAACGTCGACAAGCCCAGAAACCTTGCGAAGTCGGTAACTGTGGAGTGA